A genome region from Geobacter pickeringii includes the following:
- a CDS encoding nitrogenase component 1 encodes MGTVRVLRREEEFTHFGVSDLAGSNGLADFSYAGYERYLETVIDEILVEQPRERKLVTILGVVPQQHVFWRGSLRVLKELLARVGVEANIVFTTGPEALRRISAAELTLVFSSSSGLEAAKKFEKRFGIPFAVFASVPVGPRDTNAFLRIVGKMLRLREARIEEVIAAEGRYSVLAGDCVDDTARDLLLNAPVGIVADSPTAVGLARYGANELGWQPEIVVITDNPPEESRGFITRNLTDGIRCPVIPRVFFETDPWRIRHLLQEHSLQFVLASSREKAIAANDLNATLLSVAFPVHDRIIIDRTYAGYRGGLALIEDVAFAYGQFPRKP; translated from the coding sequence ATGGGAACCGTGAGAGTGTTGCGCCGCGAAGAGGAGTTCACCCATTTCGGGGTGTCGGACCTCGCAGGATCGAACGGTTTGGCTGACTTTTCCTATGCCGGCTACGAGCGTTACCTTGAGACGGTAATCGACGAGATTCTCGTGGAGCAGCCGAGGGAGCGGAAGCTCGTCACCATCCTCGGGGTCGTGCCACAGCAGCACGTCTTCTGGAGGGGCAGCCTCCGTGTCCTGAAGGAGCTTCTGGCCAGAGTGGGGGTGGAAGCCAACATCGTCTTCACCACCGGTCCGGAGGCTCTGCGCCGGATTTCTGCTGCGGAGCTTACCCTGGTCTTCTCGTCCTCCTCCGGACTTGAGGCGGCAAAGAAGTTCGAAAAACGGTTCGGCATTCCCTTTGCCGTTTTTGCCTCGGTGCCGGTGGGTCCACGGGACACGAACGCCTTCCTCCGCATCGTCGGCAAGATGCTCAGGCTGCGCGAGGCGCGGATTGAGGAGGTGATTGCAGCGGAAGGGCGCTATTCCGTCCTCGCTGGCGATTGCGTGGACGATACGGCCAGGGATCTGCTTCTCAATGCCCCCGTGGGGATCGTGGCCGATTCTCCGACCGCGGTCGGCCTTGCCCGCTACGGCGCCAACGAGCTGGGCTGGCAGCCCGAGATAGTTGTCATTACCGATAACCCGCCGGAGGAGTCGCGCGGCTTTATCACCAGAAACCTTACCGACGGGATCAGGTGCCCCGTCATTCCCCGGGTGTTCTTCGAAACCGATCCGTGGCGGATCAGGCACCTTCTGCAGGAACATTCACTTCAATTCGTTCTCGCCAGCTCGCGGGAAAAGGCCATCGCCGCCAACGACCTTAACGCCACGCTGTTAAGCGTGGCATTTCCGGTCCACGACCGGATCATAATCGACAGGACGTACGCCGGTTACCGGGGCGGACTGGCACTGATCGAGGACGTGGCGTTCGCGTACGGTCAGTTCCCCCGGAAACCATGA
- a CDS encoding ABC transporter ATP-binding protein encodes MATLASPSETPVLPKIEVKELNRIYHLKRTRGNDAREFIALKDINLEVRDGELLALVGPSGCGKSTLLDILAGLAFPSSGAAYIDGKKITGPALDRGIVLQGYALFPWRTVRQNVEFGLEVKKVPKGERRDISSRFIKLVGLEGFEERFPHELSGGMKQRVAIARALAYDPEVLLMDEPFAAVDAQTREILQDELLRIWEETKKTIVFVTHSIEEAVFLADRVAVLTANPGTLKEVVSINLPRPRHTGDIRSSAEFGWVRHKIWELLQNRPGEVMVRPAGVAVADAISPTAAL; translated from the coding sequence ATGGCAACGCTTGCATCACCGTCAGAGACACCGGTGCTACCGAAGATCGAAGTTAAGGAACTGAACCGCATCTACCACCTGAAGCGGACCAGGGGGAATGATGCGCGTGAATTCATCGCCCTCAAGGATATCAATCTGGAGGTGCGGGACGGAGAGTTACTCGCCCTCGTGGGGCCATCGGGATGCGGGAAGTCGACACTTCTCGATATCCTGGCCGGGCTTGCCTTTCCGAGTTCCGGGGCGGCCTACATCGACGGCAAGAAGATCACCGGACCGGCCCTCGACCGGGGGATCGTCCTCCAGGGGTACGCCCTGTTCCCGTGGCGGACAGTGCGGCAGAACGTGGAGTTCGGCCTGGAGGTGAAAAAGGTTCCCAAGGGGGAGCGGCGTGACATCAGCAGCCGCTTCATCAAGCTGGTGGGCCTGGAGGGGTTCGAGGAGCGCTTCCCTCACGAACTCTCCGGCGGGATGAAGCAGCGGGTCGCCATTGCCCGGGCACTGGCCTACGACCCGGAAGTCCTCCTCATGGACGAGCCGTTCGCCGCCGTCGACGCCCAGACCCGGGAGATACTCCAGGACGAACTGCTCCGCATCTGGGAGGAGACGAAAAAGACCATTGTGTTCGTCACCCACAGCATAGAGGAAGCGGTCTTCCTCGCTGACCGGGTGGCGGTCCTCACGGCCAATCCCGGTACGCTGAAGGAGGTGGTTTCCATCAATCTCCCCCGTCCCCGCCATACCGGCGATATCCGCTCGTCGGCCGAGTTCGGCTGGGTCCGGCACAAGATTTGGGAACTTCTTCAGAACCGGCCGGGGGAAGTGATGGTGCGCCCCGCAGGAGTGGCCGTGGCCGACGCGATCTCACCTACGGCGGCATTATGA
- a CDS encoding ABC transporter permease, giving the protein MTKTLDAITDRLLRLSGVAIFLLLWETAPRVGWIDPYFAPPFTTVLRAFGRLAEEGTLASHLLVSAWRGLSGLAVAVAIGVPAGFLLGRRFPRVGAALEPLLQLLSQVNPFTLLPLFLLFFGIGETAKVAVIGWVSLWPILFYTVTAVRTVDPLLVKTARALGVGGVELYRTVLFPGGLPTIFTGVRIGTGLVFFMLVAAEMLGANAGVGWLVHNSAMNFQIPQLYAGAAAIIFLGYALNRGLLTLEQGLFDWREAPSEAVSGRPARPALRPGKGGVVLVAVLLALLFVVGGWETRRVNLAAVSGGHSHHGTHGPPTPERVEEEKRLEQELNGWDPFADGGKSK; this is encoded by the coding sequence ATGACCAAGACGCTCGACGCCATAACCGACCGCCTCCTCCGCTTATCGGGAGTAGCCATTTTCCTGCTTCTCTGGGAGACGGCGCCGAGGGTTGGCTGGATCGATCCGTACTTCGCGCCGCCATTTACAACCGTGTTGCGGGCTTTCGGAAGGCTGGCGGAGGAGGGAACCCTCGCGTCCCATCTCCTGGTAAGTGCATGGCGCGGGCTTTCGGGGCTTGCGGTGGCGGTGGCGATCGGGGTGCCGGCAGGGTTTCTCCTGGGGCGGCGCTTTCCCAGGGTCGGCGCGGCGCTGGAGCCACTTCTGCAACTCCTCAGCCAGGTGAATCCCTTCACGCTCCTGCCGCTCTTTCTCCTTTTCTTCGGGATCGGTGAGACCGCGAAGGTTGCAGTCATCGGCTGGGTCTCACTCTGGCCGATCCTCTTCTACACAGTCACCGCGGTCCGCACGGTGGACCCGCTCCTGGTGAAAACCGCCCGCGCCCTGGGGGTCGGTGGAGTAGAACTCTACCGGACGGTGCTCTTTCCGGGGGGGCTGCCGACCATCTTTACCGGCGTGCGGATTGGTACCGGCCTCGTCTTCTTCATGCTGGTGGCCGCCGAGATGCTGGGGGCGAACGCCGGGGTGGGGTGGCTCGTCCACAACTCGGCCATGAATTTCCAGATTCCGCAGCTCTACGCGGGGGCCGCCGCGATCATCTTTCTCGGCTACGCCCTGAATCGGGGGCTCCTGACCCTGGAGCAGGGACTTTTTGACTGGCGTGAGGCGCCGTCGGAAGCGGTTTCGGGGCGGCCGGCGCGACCAGCGCTGCGACCCGGTAAGGGTGGGGTGGTCTTAGTGGCGGTGCTCCTGGCACTGCTCTTTGTCGTCGGAGGGTGGGAGACGCGGCGGGTGAATCTGGCAGCCGTCTCGGGAGGGCATAGTCACCATGGCACGCACGGCCCGCCGACGCCGGAACGTGTCGAGGAAGAAAAGAGACTTGAGCAGGAGTTGAACGGGTGGGATCCCTTTGCCGACGGAGGGAAGTCGAAATGA
- a CDS encoding ABC transporter permease: MKQGIPIIGAIPLVLFLALWELLPHTGIVDPVFLPPLSAVVENIAGLWQGGDLQTHALVSLQRALGGFLAAVVLGLPLGLVVGGWFPRLQAALEPLMELFAQTNPVVLFHIIILFLGIGEGAKTFIIGWLCLWPVAFSAMNGVRNADPLLIKAARSLGIGRLKLFVSVVLPSAAPLIFAGLRLSAGYAFIMLVAAEMMGASSGLGWLVIQAQESYHVARIFAGAAVITGLALSVDGVLKLIGGWLAPVRETKENQPLGIAACNDNRRDR; this comes from the coding sequence ATGAAGCAGGGCATCCCCATTATCGGGGCGATACCGCTAGTGCTGTTCCTGGCCCTCTGGGAACTCCTTCCCCACACCGGCATTGTCGATCCCGTCTTCCTCCCCCCTCTCTCAGCGGTGGTGGAGAACATCGCGGGGCTCTGGCAGGGTGGAGATCTGCAGACCCACGCCCTCGTGAGCCTGCAACGGGCACTGGGGGGCTTCCTGGCAGCGGTGGTGCTGGGGCTTCCCCTGGGCCTTGTGGTTGGCGGGTGGTTCCCCCGGCTCCAGGCGGCCCTGGAGCCCCTCATGGAGCTCTTTGCCCAGACGAACCCGGTGGTCCTCTTTCACATCATCATCCTGTTTCTCGGGATTGGCGAAGGGGCAAAGACCTTCATCATCGGCTGGCTCTGTCTCTGGCCGGTGGCCTTCAGTGCCATGAACGGCGTCCGGAACGCCGACCCGCTTCTCATCAAGGCGGCCCGCTCCCTTGGTATCGGCCGGCTGAAGCTCTTTGTCTCGGTAGTGCTTCCCTCGGCTGCTCCTTTGATCTTCGCCGGCCTGCGTCTTTCCGCCGGCTATGCCTTCATCATGCTGGTCGCCGCAGAGATGATGGGGGCGTCGTCGGGGCTCGGCTGGCTGGTGATCCAGGCCCAGGAGAGCTACCACGTGGCGCGCATCTTTGCCGGAGCGGCGGTGATAACGGGGCTCGCCCTCTCCGTGGATGGTGTCCTGAAGCTGATCGGAGGCTGGCTCGCTCCGGTTCGGGAAACAAAAGAGAATCAGCCGCTGGGAA